In one Arthrobacter jinronghuae genomic region, the following are encoded:
- a CDS encoding hemolysin family protein: MSEYLPGIIWLVVLLVVNAFFVGAEFAVISARRSQIEPKAEAGSKAAKTTLWAMEHATLMLATSQLGITVCSLVILNVSEPAIHHLLEIPLGLTPLSADAIGIIAFVVALLLVTFLHVVVGEMVPKNISFSVPTRAALLLAPPLVMVSRIVRPIIWTLNGIANGVLRLFKVEPKDEATSAYTLDEVANIVEQSTRDGVLSDRSGTLTAAFEFTEKTVADVEVPISQMVLLHETATPADLQQAVDVHGYSRYILTNDDGDPDGYLHLKDVMDLTTPDEFAAPVPAKRIRRLASAYRGSELEDALATMRRSGAHVARVFDAKGNTTGVLFLEDIIEELVGEVHDATTV, translated from the coding sequence ATGAGTGAATACCTGCCCGGAATCATCTGGCTCGTAGTGCTGCTGGTGGTCAACGCGTTCTTCGTCGGCGCGGAATTCGCCGTCATCTCGGCCCGTCGGTCGCAGATTGAGCCGAAGGCCGAAGCCGGCAGCAAGGCCGCAAAAACCACCTTGTGGGCCATGGAGCACGCCACGCTGATGCTGGCGACCAGCCAGCTTGGCATCACTGTCTGCTCCCTGGTCATCCTGAACGTCTCGGAACCGGCCATCCACCACCTGCTGGAGATTCCGCTGGGGCTGACTCCGCTGTCCGCAGACGCCATCGGCATTATCGCTTTTGTGGTGGCGCTGCTGCTGGTGACGTTCCTGCACGTGGTGGTGGGTGAAATGGTGCCGAAGAACATCTCGTTCTCCGTGCCCACCCGGGCTGCACTGCTGCTGGCTCCGCCCCTGGTGATGGTATCCCGCATTGTCCGTCCGATCATCTGGACGCTGAACGGCATAGCGAACGGCGTCCTGCGCCTGTTCAAGGTTGAACCCAAGGACGAAGCCACCAGCGCCTACACCTTGGACGAGGTGGCCAACATTGTGGAGCAGTCCACGCGTGACGGGGTGCTCTCGGACCGCAGCGGCACCCTGACGGCCGCTTTCGAGTTCACGGAGAAGACCGTGGCCGACGTCGAGGTTCCGATCAGCCAGATGGTGCTGCTGCACGAGACCGCCACCCCCGCGGACCTGCAGCAGGCCGTGGACGTCCACGGTTACTCGCGGTACATCCTCACCAACGACGACGGCGACCCCGACGGCTACCTTCACCTGAAGGACGTCATGGACCTCACCACGCCGGATGAGTTCGCCGCACCGGTACCGGCCAAGCGGATCCGCCGGCTGGCGTCCGCTTACCGGGGCAGCGAGCTGGAGGACGCCCTGGCCACCATGCGCCGGAGCGGCGCCCACGTGGCCCGGGTCTTTGACGCCAAGGGCAACACCACGGGCGTCTTGTTCCTCGAGGACATCATCGAAGAACTGGTGGGCGAAGTCCACGACGCCACCACCGTTTAA
- a CDS encoding DnaJ family domain-containing protein, which yields MDGRGVEQYRRRMERAAQLRAAAAGGDLDQEDLEQAAAEDKLRHNRRKVDDAAKADYLVRDAMARGDFDNLKYAGKPIPNLGDGHDPDWWIKGLMQRENVTGLGPRAILLRTEDAELDARLDTRWTEKQVREIVQDFNARVIDARRQLEGGPPVITRTRDVEQEVQRWRERKAEEAEKEAAAAPEPEQRRPWWKLFR from the coding sequence ATGGACGGCAGGGGTGTTGAGCAGTACCGGCGGAGGATGGAACGGGCCGCGCAGCTGCGGGCCGCGGCGGCCGGCGGAGACCTGGACCAGGAAGACCTGGAACAGGCCGCGGCGGAGGACAAGCTGCGGCACAATCGCCGGAAGGTGGACGACGCCGCGAAGGCCGATTACCTGGTCCGGGATGCCATGGCCCGGGGGGACTTCGACAACCTGAAGTACGCCGGAAAACCTATTCCGAACCTGGGTGACGGCCATGATCCGGACTGGTGGATCAAGGGGCTGATGCAGCGCGAGAACGTGACGGGATTGGGGCCCAGGGCCATCCTGCTCCGCACGGAAGACGCGGAACTGGACGCCCGGCTGGACACCCGATGGACCGAAAAGCAGGTTCGGGAGATCGTTCAGGATTTCAATGCGCGGGTCATCGATGCGCGCCGCCAGCTTGAAGGCGGTCCGCCCGTTATCACCCGCACCCGCGACGTCGAGCAGGAAGTGCAGCGCTGGCGGGAACGGAAGGCTGAGGAAGCCGAAAAAGAAGCCGCCGCCGCTCCGGAACCGGAGCAGCGGCGGCCTTGGTGGAAGCTCTTTCGCTAG